The nucleotide window GTTTAGACCACCACAAAGACCGCGGTCGGTAGAAATTACGATATAGCCTACACGCTTAGCATCACGCGCTTCCATATATGGATGGCGATATTCTAAGTTACCAAGCGCGATGTGACCGATCACGTTTCTGATTTTTTCAGCGTAAGGACGAGTAGCTGCCATCGTATCTTGCGTTTTACGCATTTTAGATGCAGCAACCATTTCCATTGCGCTGGTGATCTTCTGTGTATTTTTTACACTTCCGATCTTGTCTTTAATTTCTTTACCGACGGCCATGACTATTGTCTCCGAAAACTGTTAATTACCAGGTTTGAGTCGACTTGAACGTGTCAAGCATCTTCGCTAAACCTGCTTCGATATCTTTATCGTAGTTACCAGTTTCGTTGATGGTAGCCATTAGCTCAGCATGTTCGTTGTTAGCGTAGCTAAGTAGAGCTGCTTCAAAATCACCAATCTTGCTGATTTCGATGTCAGTTAAATAACCTTTTTCCGCTGCGAACAATGAAACAGACGTTTCAGCCACTGAAAGTGGGCTGTATTGTTTTTGCTTCATTAGTTCGGTAACACGCTGACCATGCTCAAGTTGTGCACGAGTTGCGTCATCAAGATCTGATGCGAACTGAGCGAACGCTGCTAATTCAGCGTATTGAGCAAGTGCTAGACGAATACCACCACCAAGCTTCTTGATGATCTTAGTTTGAGCTGCACCACCAACACGTGATACCGAGATACCTGCGTTTACAGCAGGACGGATACCAGCGTTGAATAGGTTAGACTCAAGGAAGATCTGACCATCGGTGATTGAAATTACGTTTGTAGGAACGAACGCAGATACATCACCAGCTTGTGTTTCGATGATAGGAAGAGCAGTTAGTGAACCGGTCTTACCTTTTACTTCACCGTTAGTGAACTTCTCTACATACTCTTCGTTTACACGAGCAGCACGCTCTAGTAGACGCGAGTGAAGATAGAAAACATCACCAGGGTATGCTTCACGACCTGGCGGTCGACGAAGTAGAAGTGAGATTTGACGGTAAGCAACAGCTTGCTTAGACAAATCATCATATATGATTAGGGCATCTTCACCGCGGTCGCGGAAGTATTCACCCATTGTACAACCAGAATATGGTGCTAGGTATTGTAGTGCAGCAGCTTCAGAAGCTGAGGCAACAACAACGATAGTGTTTTCAAGTGCACCGTGCTCTTCTAGAGAACGTACTACGTTAGCAACAGTTGATGCTTTTTGACCAACAGCTACGTAGATTGACTTGATACCAGTATCTTTCTGGTTGATGATTGCATCAAGTGCGATCGCAGATTTACCAACCTGACGGTCACCGATGATTAGCTCACGCTGACCACGACCGATTGGAATCATTGAGTCAATTGACTTGATACCAGTTTGAACTGGTTGGTCAACAGACTTACGGTCGATAACACCAGGCGCTACCACTTCAACAGGAGAGAAACCATCGTTATCGATAGGACCCTTACCGTCAATTGGCTCACCAAGAGTGTTAACAACACGGCCTAATAGACCGCGACCTACTGGTACTTCCAAAATACGGCCAGTACCTTTTACTTTTACGCCTTCAGCAAGATCCGCGTAAGGACCCATTACTACCGCACCTACCGAATCACGGTCAAGGTTTAACGCGATAGCATAACGGTTGCCAGGAAGTTCGATCATCTCACCTTGCATTACATCTGCAAGGCCGTGAATGCGAATGATACCGTCTGTTACAGAAACGATGGTACCTTCGTTACGAGCTTCACTAACAACGTCAAATTGATCAATACGATTTTTGATCAACTCAGCGATTTCAGTGGAATTCAATTGCATGCTCATTTCCCCGATTAGGATTGCATTGTGTTAGCCAAACGATCCAGTTTACCACGAACCGAACCATCAATTACCATGTCACCAGCCTTGATAACAAGACCTGACACGACGTTGGCATCAACTGTGCAATTTAGCTTAACTTTACGAGCCAAACGCTTTTCAAGCGCGGCGCTTAATGTAGTTACTTGTTCTGCGCTAAGTTCTACCGCAGACGCCACATCTACAGATACCTCTTGCTCAAATTCTGCTTTTAATTCAGCGAATTGAGCAACTACCTGTGGTAGCACCAACAAACGTCCGTTTTCAGCCATTACTTTAATAAAGTTTTGACCTTTGTCGTTTAGCTGTTCGCCACAAACGTTTAGGAACAGGTCAGTTGCCTGGTCCACACCCATACCACCAGATAAGTAGGTAGTGATGGTTTCGTTTTGGCTTACTTCAGATGCAAATACTAGCATCTCTAACCAAGCATCAACTGCTTGAGCTTCAACGGCAAAATCGAACGCTGCTTTAGCGTAAGGACGAGCAATTGTAGTCAATTCAGACATAGCTCAATCCTCTCTTAAAGTTCAGCAACTAGTTTGTCTAGGATGTCGCTGTGCGCAGCGGCATCGATAGAGCGTTCAAGAATTTTCTCAGCACCTGCAACAGCAAGAGTAGCTACTTGTTGACGTAGCTCTTCGCGTGCACGGTTACGCTCTGATTCTATTTCTGCTTGACCTGAAGTGATGATTTTATCACGTTCAGCTTGGGCTTTCTCAGCAGCTTCATCCATCATTTGAGCTTCACGTTTTTTCGCAGCGTCGATGATTTCAGCAGCTTGAGCTTTTGCTTCTTTAAGTTGTGCAGCAGCTTTCTCTTGAGCAAGCTCAAGGTCTTTTGCAGCACGGTCAGAAGCAGCTAGGCCATCAGCAATAGTCTTTTGACGGTCTTCGATAGCAGCCATAATTGGCGGCCATACGAATTTCATACAAAAGATAACAAATACGATAAATGCGATTGATTCACCGATTAAGGTAGCATTCATGTTCATATTCGTCTCTCCTATTATCTAATTAATTCGCAAGGGTTAAGTGTTGTCTTATGCACCAACAGCGAATAGTAGATATAGACCGATACCAACACCGATCATAGCGATCGCATCGATTAGACCAGCAACGATGAACATTTTTACTTGAAGCTGTGGAGCTAGTTCAGGTTGACGAGCAGCAGATTCTAGGAACTTGCCACCTAGTAGACCGAAACCAATCGCAGTACCTAGTGCACCCATACCGATTAGTAGAGCAACAGCAATATATAACATGTGTATCTCCAGTTATTTTATAGTTAGTTAAAGTTAAAAATTAAAAATTTAAGTATTTAATAAAATTAAATTTGTTTTCTGAGCGTCCTTGCTCTTTTTACCCTTCGGGTTGGCTCCTAAACCTTAAGAGCCGTTTATAAAATCCGTTTTTATTCGTATGTCAGGCTTCCTGCCTTACCCCCGAAGGGGTCGAATACGTTTAACTAATCAGCTATTTGCTGATTAATGATCTTCATGCGCCAAGCTCAAGTACACGATGGTCAACATCATGAAAATGAACGCTTGAAGAGGAATTACTAATAAGTGGAACGCTGCCCACAAGAAGTGAACTGGCAATTGGAACAAACCAATTGTGGCGATCAAGATGAAGATCAGCTCACCGGCATATAAGTTACCGAACAAACGCAGTGCCAGTGATACTGGACGAGCGATTAGGGTAACGGATTCCAGAATAAAGTTAACTGGAATGAATGCCCAATGGTTAAATGGTTGTAAAGTAAGTTCTTTAGCGAAACCACCGAAACCTTTAATTTTGATTGAGTAGAAAATGATCAAGGCAAATACACCAATAGATAATGCAAATGTCATGTTCATATCTGTGGTAGGTACCGATTTGATGTACACATCATGTGGGTCCATACCAAAACCGTACTGGCCAATTAAACCCGCAATCGTAGGAATCCAGTCAACTGGTACCCAGTCCATCGCGTTCATTAGCAGAACCCAAACGAAGATGGTCAATGAAAGTGGGGCAATCAGTGCGTTTTTACCATGGAAAGTTTCTTTGACGCTCGAGTCGACAAAGTCTACTACCATTTCTACGGCACATTGAAGTTTACCAGGAACGCCTGTTGTTGCCTTTTTAGCAACGGAGCGAAAAGTGAGTAGAAATATCAAACCAAGAACAATTGACCAACCCAATGTGTCAACATGCAAGGTCCAAAAACCTGCATCAGCACATGCTTTGTTAAAAGCAACGCCACTGTCTGTCATACACATTTGCGCGTTCGTCAAATGGTGATTGATATAAGAGCCTGTATCTGCAGCCATCTTCTATCCTAATTATTGTTGGTTAAAGTTAAAAATTTTATCAACCACGGCTGTCAAAAACGGCGCAACCATGGTCAAGGAAAATGTCACAAAAAATGGTAACAGCGCTAAATCGAGAAATTTAAAACACAATGCAAATAAAATTGCTGTTAACACCATTTTCAGTTTTACGCCTGAGTAAAACGAGTCGACGACCTGTTTTGCTTGGCGTGCTCCGGCATATCGAAATGCCTTAAGAGCAAATACAAAATTAGGGATAATACTCACTGCACCACCGGCCATTGCCGCGTAAGCAGGAGAAAATCC belongs to Thalassotalea sp. HSM 43 and includes:
- the atpA gene encoding F0F1 ATP synthase subunit alpha, yielding MQLNSTEIAELIKNRIDQFDVVSEARNEGTIVSVTDGIIRIHGLADVMQGEMIELPGNRYAIALNLDRDSVGAVVMGPYADLAEGVKVKGTGRILEVPVGRGLLGRVVNTLGEPIDGKGPIDNDGFSPVEVVAPGVIDRKSVDQPVQTGIKSIDSMIPIGRGQRELIIGDRQVGKSAIALDAIINQKDTGIKSIYVAVGQKASTVANVVRSLEEHGALENTIVVVASASEAAALQYLAPYSGCTMGEYFRDRGEDALIIYDDLSKQAVAYRQISLLLRRPPGREAYPGDVFYLHSRLLERAARVNEEYVEKFTNGEVKGKTGSLTALPIIETQAGDVSAFVPTNVISITDGQIFLESNLFNAGIRPAVNAGISVSRVGGAAQTKIIKKLGGGIRLALAQYAELAAFAQFASDLDDATRAQLEHGQRVTELMKQKQYSPLSVAETSVSLFAAEKGYLTDIEISKIGDFEAALLSYANNEHAELMATINETGNYDKDIEAGLAKMLDTFKSTQTW
- the atpH gene encoding F0F1 ATP synthase subunit delta; amino-acid sequence: MSELTTIARPYAKAAFDFAVEAQAVDAWLEMLVFASEVSQNETITTYLSGGMGVDQATDLFLNVCGEQLNDKGQNFIKVMAENGRLLVLPQVVAQFAELKAEFEQEVSVDVASAVELSAEQVTTLSAALEKRLARKVKLNCTVDANVVSGLVIKAGDMVIDGSVRGKLDRLANTMQS
- the atpF gene encoding F0F1 ATP synthase subunit B, which encodes MNMNATLIGESIAFIVFVIFCMKFVWPPIMAAIEDRQKTIADGLAASDRAAKDLELAQEKAAAQLKEAKAQAAEIIDAAKKREAQMMDEAAEKAQAERDKIITSGQAEIESERNRAREELRQQVATLAVAGAEKILERSIDAAAHSDILDKLVAEL
- the atpE gene encoding F0F1 ATP synthase subunit C, translated to MLYIAVALLIGMGALGTAIGFGLLGGKFLESAARQPELAPQLQVKMFIVAGLIDAIAMIGVGIGLYLLFAVGA
- the atpB gene encoding F0F1 ATP synthase subunit A, with amino-acid sequence MAADTGSYINHHLTNAQMCMTDSGVAFNKACADAGFWTLHVDTLGWSIVLGLIFLLTFRSVAKKATTGVPGKLQCAVEMVVDFVDSSVKETFHGKNALIAPLSLTIFVWVLLMNAMDWVPVDWIPTIAGLIGQYGFGMDPHDVYIKSVPTTDMNMTFALSIGVFALIIFYSIKIKGFGGFAKELTLQPFNHWAFIPVNFILESVTLIARPVSLALRLFGNLYAGELIFILIATIGLFQLPVHFLWAAFHLLVIPLQAFIFMMLTIVYLSLAHEDH
- a CDS encoding ATP synthase subunit I, giving the protein MTNILTKPGKKYAFTQLFIQLIVTLLSTITVYFNWGFSPAYAAMAGGAVSIIPNFVFALKAFRYAGARQAKQVVDSFYSGVKLKMVLTAILFALCFKFLDLALLPFFVTFSLTMVAPFLTAVVDKIFNFNQQ